The proteins below come from a single Borreliella afzelii genomic window:
- a CDS encoding DUF188 domain-containing protein, giving the protein MLNKIFVDADSCNFKIIKFLQKFILHNKSKLIVVSNKFLSLEKTENVALEVVDNVDAFILNLADRYSLVITRDIFFAKLLLDLEVKVMNDEGRIFNINNINYLYFRSKINFNLKIKIKKYYDGDFNKSRYKKFITNFYSLFFS; this is encoded by the coding sequence TTGTTAAATAAAATTTTTGTTGATGCTGATTCTTGTAATTTTAAGATAATAAAATTTTTACAAAAATTTATATTGCATAATAAATCAAAACTTATTGTAGTTTCTAATAAGTTTTTGAGTTTGGAAAAAACAGAAAATGTTGCTTTAGAAGTGGTAGACAATGTTGATGCATTTATTTTAAATTTAGCAGATAGGTACAGTCTTGTGATTACTCGAGATATTTTTTTTGCCAAACTTCTTTTAGATCTTGAGGTTAAGGTTATGAATGATGAAGGTCGAATTTTTAATATAAATAATATAAATTATTTATATTTTAGATCTAAGATTAATTTCAATTTGAAAATTAAGATTAAAAAATATTATGATGGAGATTTTAATAAATCTAGATATAAGAAATTTATAACGAATTTTTATTCTTTATTCTTTAGTTAA
- the lepB gene encoding signal peptidase I: MAPYLTFEQRLLRKKQRKIFLKYVLTFLILNFFFTKFVLQIFMIKGNEMLPTITKNASLFFVATHVTSFFIPLKMNDIVLYEDFRLSDNFLLKLIKDFFFLNKIFKRASYKVSRIAAVHGDSVYVRGLNVLVNKKDTDFFYLNGNLVSYYKLNNFFNTDEVVKCFILKKNEIFLLNDNLSVLNDSRIFGPINKSAIVSFLAFKVVDYKIVK, encoded by the coding sequence GTGGCTCCATATTTAACTTTCGAACAAAGGCTTTTGAGAAAAAAGCAAAGAAAAATTTTTTTAAAATATGTTTTAACATTTTTAATATTAAATTTTTTTTTCACAAAGTTTGTTTTGCAAATTTTTATGATAAAGGGTAATGAGATGTTACCAACAATAACAAAGAATGCTAGTTTATTTTTTGTTGCAACGCATGTAACTTCTTTTTTTATTCCTTTGAAAATGAATGATATTGTTCTTTATGAAGATTTTAGATTAAGTGATAACTTTTTATTAAAGTTAATAAAAGATTTCTTTTTTTTAAATAAAATTTTCAAAAGAGCAAGCTACAAAGTATCAAGAATAGCAGCTGTTCATGGCGATTCTGTTTATGTTCGGGGTTTGAATGTTCTGGTAAATAAAAAGGATACAGATTTTTTTTATTTGAATGGTAATTTAGTTAGCTATTATAAGTTGAATAATTTTTTTAATACGGATGAAGTGGTTAAGTGTTTTATTTTGAAAAAAAATGAAATTTTTTTATTAAACGATAATTTAAGTGTTTTGAATGATTCTAGAATATTTGGACCTATTAACAAAAGTGCTATTGTTTCTTTTTTGGCCTTTAAAGTGGTGGACTATAAGATTGTTAAATAA
- a CDS encoding P13 family porin, with amino-acid sequence MNKFLIVVLLAFCVFSNFAQADDSKSAFNLGAGEKLLAYETSKKDPIVPFLLNLFLGFGIGSFAQGDILGGFLILGFDAVGIGLILTGAYLDIKALDKNAPKAAFKWTWGKGMMLAGAVTMAVTRLTEIIIPFTFANSYNRKLKNSLNIAFGGFEPSFDINMGQTSALGFELSFKKSY; translated from the coding sequence ATGAATAAATTTTTAATTGTTGTTTTGCTAGCCTTTTGTGTTTTTTCTAACTTTGCTCAAGCTGATGATTCTAAAAGCGCTTTTAATTTGGGAGCGGGAGAAAAACTTTTAGCTTATGAAACTAGTAAGAAAGATCCTATTGTGCCATTTTTATTGAACCTTTTTTTAGGGTTTGGAATAGGTTCTTTTGCTCAAGGAGATATTCTTGGGGGTTTTCTTATTCTTGGATTTGATGCAGTTGGTATAGGGTTAATACTTACAGGAGCTTATTTAGATATCAAAGCTCTTGATAAGAATGCTCCAAAAGCCGCTTTTAAGTGGACTTGGGGTAAGGGAATGATGTTGGCAGGTGCAGTTACTATGGCTGTGACAAGATTGACAGAAATTATTATTCCGTTTACATTTGCTAATAGTTATAATAGGAAACTGAAAAATAGCCTTAATATAGCTTTTGGAGGGTTTGAGCCTAGTTTTGATATTAATATGGGCCAAACTAGCGCTCTTGGGTTTGAACTATCTTTCAAAAAAAGTTATTAA
- a CDS encoding bifunctional 5,10-methylenetetrahydrofolate dehydrogenase/5,10-methenyltetrahydrofolate cyclohydrolase: protein MNTVFNGKDFANKYYLMLKEFLKDRNLRNKITLKVVLANDEPASKLYVSIKNRVAKEIGLNVEVIKLSANSVQSDILEVIDRENKNLSTDGIIVQLPLLKGMDLNSILNGIVSSKDVDGLSFVNLGKMILGDKKGFVPCTALAVLKILRDEGIKTSGKTVVVVGRSPLVGRPISILLSSKPHDATVIACHSKSIYLDVYLRQADIIISAVGKPKLIDKSMLCGKPYVIDIGISEIETDAGKILSGDTDFDNIKDCVKFITPVKGGIGPVTVLMLMFNTIKAHLINNNMFDVLDRLEKLVEV from the coding sequence TTGAATACTGTATTTAATGGAAAGGATTTTGCAAATAAGTATTATTTAATGCTTAAAGAATTCTTAAAAGATCGCAACTTGAGAAATAAAATTACATTAAAAGTTGTTTTGGCAAATGATGAACCTGCAAGCAAGCTTTATGTTTCAATTAAGAATCGAGTTGCAAAAGAGATTGGCTTAAATGTTGAAGTAATTAAATTGTCTGCAAATTCTGTTCAAAGCGATATCTTAGAAGTAATTGATAGAGAAAATAAAAATTTAAGTACAGATGGAATTATTGTTCAATTGCCCCTTTTGAAAGGTATGGATTTAAATTCTATTTTAAATGGTATAGTTTCTTCAAAAGATGTTGATGGTTTATCTTTTGTTAATTTAGGTAAAATGATTTTGGGCGATAAAAAAGGATTTGTTCCTTGTACGGCTCTTGCTGTATTAAAGATTTTGCGAGATGAAGGAATAAAAACATCTGGGAAAACAGTTGTTGTGGTCGGCAGAAGCCCTCTTGTAGGAAGGCCTATTTCAATATTACTCTCATCAAAGCCCCATGATGCAACTGTTATTGCTTGTCACAGTAAAAGCATTTATTTGGATGTTTATTTAAGACAGGCAGATATTATTATTTCTGCTGTTGGTAAGCCCAAGTTAATAGATAAAAGCATGTTGTGCGGAAAGCCCTATGTGATTGATATTGGTATTTCTGAAATTGAGACTGATGCCGGAAAAATTCTCTCAGGTGATACAGATTTTGACAATATTAAAGATTGTGTTAAATTTATTACCCCTGTTAAGGGAGGAATAGGACCTGTTACGGTTCTTATGTTAATGTTTAATACAATTAAAGCTCATTTGATTAATAATAATATGTTTGACGTTTTAGATCGGTTGGAAAAATTGGTGGAGGTATAA
- the bamB gene encoding outer membrane protein assembly factor BamB: MKQKYENYFKNRLILNLLILLLLACSSESIFSQLGNLQKINHENNILGSSSPNGISLVGETLYIAAMHLFKKENGKIEKIDLNNSYEFINDIVNVSGKTYLLAQNKNAELEVCELNGKSWTSKFKKPLKAYKFLKSVGNSGIKEAYVLAIDKNNQERIFDLEGVDKTPSQATENDKFYQISNEDNLITGNSLKIWNTNNNTYTSIDHQQAKEIMPIIKTNIRGSSEILVMTGGYNNLDTKFKVYSSVNNYTTPIFTQDEVGEFSGYFAREFNGAILIGSNNGFAEFTKNKEGIFALQAPSKSVETGAYNGSQLSKTGLNDIIPVSNNTIYILTQGKGLWKLENRKLTKE, from the coding sequence ATGAAACAAAAATATGAAAACTATTTTAAAAACAGATTAATTTTAAACCTATTAATACTTTTACTACTAGCATGCTCAAGCGAATCCATATTTTCCCAACTAGGAAATCTGCAGAAAATAAATCATGAAAATAATATTTTAGGAAGCTCAAGTCCAAACGGAATTTCTCTAGTAGGAGAAACTCTCTATATTGCAGCCATGCATTTATTTAAAAAAGAAAACGGGAAGATTGAAAAAATTGACTTGAACAATTCTTATGAGTTTATAAATGACATTGTAAATGTTTCAGGGAAAACCTATCTTTTAGCACAAAACAAAAACGCAGAACTAGAGGTTTGCGAGTTAAATGGAAAAAGTTGGACATCAAAATTTAAAAAACCGCTAAAAGCATATAAATTCTTGAAATCTGTGGGAAACAGCGGCATAAAAGAAGCATATGTTTTAGCTATAGACAAAAATAATCAGGAAAGAATTTTTGATCTAGAAGGAGTTGACAAAACCCCATCACAAGCCACTGAAAATGATAAATTCTATCAAATATCAAATGAGGATAACTTAATTACAGGAAATTCGCTTAAAATATGGAACACAAATAACAATACATACACAAGCATAGACCATCAACAAGCCAAAGAAATAATGCCTATCATTAAAACAAACATTAGGGGTTCTTCTGAAATTTTAGTAATGACTGGTGGTTATAATAATTTAGACACAAAATTTAAAGTGTATTCAAGTGTAAATAATTACACAACACCAATATTTACTCAAGACGAAGTAGGCGAATTTAGTGGCTACTTTGCAAGGGAATTTAATGGAGCGATATTAATCGGAAGTAATAATGGATTTGCAGAATTTACAAAAAATAAAGAAGGGATTTTTGCTTTACAAGCACCCTCAAAATCTGTAGAAACTGGTGCTTATAACGGTTCCCAGCTAAGCAAAACAGGTCTTAATGATATTATTCCTGTATCAAACAACACAATTTACATATTAACTCAAGGCAAAGGTTTGTGGAAATTGGAAAACAGAAAATTAACTAAAGAATAA
- the lepB gene encoding signal peptidase I, which produces MQLRRLDKFASFLVCSIERYLTYRKRKKYFCKLRAKKRGFLLNFLFDFVAAAIFVLVINQYFIQAYKIPSGSMENTLQIGDFLFVDKFSYGPELLPGLFKINGFKTPEESDVIIFENPEYKSKGVFFDIFQRILYMLTLSFIDLDRDEYGNPNVRFLVKRGVFADGKIVRFNSGKAYIKREGEENFILEDSYRDLVDQNFSIKKIVANEDYGIYGDFAMFIALNQLNINLSSTPDFSFFDVRVIDRFEFERLEYKYLSAFMPHVDYYMEKAIIRDYGIYVPYGYILPIGDNRDNSHDGRFFGVINKNKVLGRTLIIYLPFSRVGFI; this is translated from the coding sequence ATGCAGTTAAGAAGATTGGATAAATTTGCATCTTTTTTGGTATGTTCTATTGAGAGATATTTGACATATCGAAAGAGAAAGAAGTATTTTTGCAAATTAAGGGCGAAGAAGCGGGGATTTTTGCTCAACTTTTTATTTGATTTTGTAGCGGCGGCAATTTTTGTACTGGTAATAAATCAGTATTTTATTCAAGCTTATAAAATACCATCAGGTTCAATGGAAAATACTCTTCAAATAGGGGATTTTTTATTTGTAGATAAATTTTCTTACGGCCCTGAACTTTTACCAGGATTGTTTAAGATTAATGGTTTTAAAACCCCAGAAGAATCCGATGTTATTATTTTTGAAAATCCAGAGTATAAATCAAAAGGTGTTTTTTTTGATATCTTTCAAAGAATACTTTACATGTTAACGTTATCTTTTATTGATCTTGATAGAGATGAATATGGCAATCCCAATGTTAGATTTCTAGTGAAAAGAGGTGTATTTGCAGACGGTAAAATTGTTAGATTTAACAGCGGTAAAGCTTACATCAAAAGAGAAGGCGAAGAAAATTTTATTTTAGAAGATTCTTATCGGGATTTAGTTGATCAAAATTTTAGCATTAAAAAAATTGTGGCAAATGAAGACTATGGGATTTATGGTGATTTTGCTATGTTTATTGCTTTGAACCAGTTGAATATAAATTTAAGTAGCACCCCCGATTTCTCATTTTTTGATGTTAGAGTGATTGATAGGTTTGAGTTTGAAAGATTGGAATATAAATATTTATCTGCCTTTATGCCCCATGTTGATTATTATATGGAAAAAGCTATAATAAGGGATTACGGAATTTATGTCCCTTATGGATATATTTTGCCAATTGGGGACAATAGAGACAATTCTCATGATGGTCGATTTTTTGGAGTAATTAATAAGAATAAAGTGCTTGGAAGAACCTTGATAATATATCTTCCATTTTCTAGAGTAGGATTTATTTAA
- a CDS encoding DNA topoisomerase IV subunit A has product MDIRTLLKDNFLQYSSYVIKDRAIASVVDGFKPVQRRIIHSLFEMHDGNFHKVANVVGNTMKYHPHGDTSIYEALVNIANKDLFIEKQGNFGNLFTGDPASASRYIECRLTPLAFDVLYSKEITIYESSYDGRNNEPLLYPAKIPVILIQGSEGIAVGMAAKILPHNFNEILNAVKSELLGETYDIYPDFPTGGIVDVNEYADGNGKVLVRAKIETIDEKTIVIRELPFGETTESLISSIEKAIRKNYIKVSSINDFTAENVAIELSLPRGVYASEVIEKLYHYTNCQISISVNLLLLSERYPVVYTIKDLIKFHADHLQKVLKMELELQKSKILEKIFYKTLEQIFIEKKIYKLLETISKEENIVSIILSEVLRCKESFSREVLKEDIENLLKIPIRKISLFDIDKNSKDIKILNKELKIINSNISSIKEYSINFIDLLLAKYSKEHQRKTEISLIKSKNVKEIATKNMKVYLNLAEGFVGTSLFDGEFIGNASYYDKVLVFRKNSYVLKNIEDKAFIDKKNICVLVYDINNSKEQIFSIIYLNKLDNFYYVKRFKIDKFIADKVYEFLGDNDEFVDFSLSPKFVEFSTNKDIIKRIEIANFMVKSRSSIGKRISSNTLKKVKFK; this is encoded by the coding sequence ATGGATATCAGAACCTTACTTAAAGATAATTTTTTGCAATATTCATCTTATGTTATTAAAGATCGTGCTATTGCTAGTGTTGTTGATGGATTTAAACCAGTCCAAAGGAGAATTATACATTCTCTTTTTGAAATGCATGATGGTAATTTCCATAAAGTTGCGAATGTTGTTGGCAATACAATGAAATACCATCCTCACGGCGATACGTCAATTTATGAGGCCCTTGTTAATATTGCTAACAAGGATCTATTTATTGAAAAGCAGGGTAATTTTGGCAATTTATTTACAGGTGATCCTGCTTCTGCCTCTCGATATATTGAGTGCAGATTAACCCCTTTAGCTTTTGATGTTCTTTACAGTAAAGAGATAACAATTTATGAATCTTCTTATGATGGAAGAAATAATGAACCTTTGCTTTATCCTGCAAAAATTCCTGTTATTTTAATTCAGGGAAGTGAGGGTATTGCTGTTGGAATGGCAGCCAAAATATTACCTCACAATTTTAATGAGATTTTAAATGCAGTAAAGAGTGAGCTTCTTGGAGAGACTTACGATATTTATCCTGATTTTCCAACAGGAGGAATAGTTGATGTTAATGAATATGCTGATGGTAACGGTAAAGTTTTAGTTAGAGCTAAAATTGAAACTATAGATGAAAAAACAATTGTAATAAGGGAATTGCCTTTTGGAGAGACTACTGAGAGTTTGATATCTTCGATTGAGAAAGCGATTAGAAAAAATTATATTAAAGTTTCAAGCATTAATGATTTTACTGCTGAAAATGTGGCCATAGAACTGTCTTTGCCGAGGGGTGTTTATGCAAGTGAAGTGATTGAAAAGTTGTATCATTATACAAATTGCCAGATATCAATTTCTGTTAATTTGTTGTTGCTTAGTGAGAGGTATCCTGTTGTTTATACCATTAAGGATCTTATTAAGTTTCATGCAGATCATCTTCAAAAAGTTTTAAAAATGGAACTTGAATTGCAAAAAAGTAAGATTCTTGAAAAAATATTTTATAAAACACTCGAGCAAATTTTTATTGAAAAAAAAATTTATAAACTTCTTGAAACAATTTCTAAAGAAGAAAATATTGTAAGTATAATATTGTCAGAGGTTCTAAGGTGCAAAGAATCTTTTTCAAGAGAGGTTTTAAAAGAAGATATTGAAAATTTGCTTAAGATTCCAATTAGGAAAATAAGTCTTTTTGATATTGATAAGAATTCCAAGGATATTAAAATTTTAAATAAAGAATTAAAGATTATAAATAGCAATATTTCTTCAATAAAAGAATATTCAATAAATTTTATTGATTTATTGCTTGCAAAGTATTCTAAAGAGCATCAAAGGAAGACTGAAATTTCTTTAATCAAATCAAAGAATGTAAAAGAAATCGCTACAAAGAATATGAAAGTTTATTTGAACTTGGCAGAAGGTTTTGTAGGAACTAGTCTTTTTGATGGAGAATTTATTGGAAATGCTAGTTATTATGATAAAGTATTGGTTTTTAGGAAAAATAGTTATGTTCTTAAAAATATTGAAGACAAGGCATTTATAGATAAAAAGAATATATGTGTGTTAGTTTATGATATAAATAATTCAAAAGAACAAATATTTTCAATAATTTATCTTAATAAACTTGACAATTTTTATTATGTTAAAAGATTTAAAATAGATAAATTTATTGCAGATAAAGTTTATGAATTTTTAGGAGACAATGATGAATTTGTTGATTTTTCATTAAGTCCTAAATTTGTAGAATTTTCGACAAATAAAGACATTATTAAAAGAATTGAAATTGCTAATTTTATGGTCAAATCAAGAAGCTCTATTGGGAAGCGAATTTCAAGTAATACTTTGAAAAAAGTTAAATTTAAATAG
- a CDS encoding BB0027 family outer member beta-barrel protein, whose protein sequence is MKKYLFITLIAILLIGVNIKKIEAAVIDRHTNSTLGIDLSVGIPIFYNDLSKAYPTNLYPGGIGAIKYQYHILNNLAIGLELRYMFNFDINHSFNILNPDSSVGKIFYSVPITFSINYIFDIGELFQIPVFTNVGFSLNTYGDRNNNITNLRTFDALPTISFGSGILWNFNYKWSFGATTSWWMMFEFGNSAKMAHFAIVSLSVTVNVNKL, encoded by the coding sequence ATGAAAAAGTATCTTTTTATAACACTAATTGCAATCTTACTAATTGGTGTAAACATAAAAAAAATTGAAGCCGCAGTTATTGATAGACATACAAACTCCACTTTAGGAATAGATTTAAGTGTTGGAATACCTATTTTTTACAATGACTTATCAAAAGCGTATCCTACTAATTTATACCCAGGAGGTATTGGGGCAATAAAATATCAGTACCACATTTTAAACAATTTAGCAATTGGACTTGAACTAAGATATATGTTTAATTTTGATATCAACCATTCTTTTAATATATTAAATCCAGATTCAAGTGTAGGCAAAATTTTTTATAGCGTACCTATTACATTTTCAATAAACTATATATTTGATATAGGAGAATTATTTCAAATTCCAGTTTTCACAAATGTAGGATTTTCTCTTAATACATATGGAGATAGAAATAACAATATTACAAATTTAAGAACTTTTGATGCACTCCCTACAATCTCTTTCGGATCTGGAATTTTATGGAACTTTAACTATAAATGGTCTTTTGGAGCAACAACATCCTGGTGGATGATGTTTGAATTTGGAAATTCTGCTAAAATGGCACATTTTGCAATTGTATCATTATCAGTTACAGTAAATGTAAATAAATTGTAG
- the smpB gene encoding SsrA-binding protein, with the protein MNTNTLLIENKKAKFNYFIEEKISCGIVLKGTEVKSIKAKKLSFNNSFAIIKKEELWLENLHVSKYKEGNIFNHDELRPRKLLIKKKELQRLKKFKEKEGYTLIPISFYLKKSIIKVEVGICKGKKLYDKREILKQKSIKKDLSREIKYK; encoded by the coding sequence TTGAACACAAACACTTTGCTTATTGAAAACAAAAAGGCGAAATTTAACTACTTTATTGAAGAGAAAATAAGTTGTGGAATAGTACTGAAAGGGACCGAAGTGAAATCAATAAAGGCAAAAAAATTATCATTTAATAATAGCTTTGCAATCATAAAAAAAGAAGAATTGTGGCTTGAAAACTTGCACGTATCAAAATACAAAGAAGGAAATATCTTTAATCATGATGAATTAAGACCCAGAAAACTTCTAATCAAAAAAAAAGAATTACAAAGACTAAAAAAATTTAAAGAAAAAGAGGGATATACTTTAATTCCTATTAGTTTTTATTTAAAAAAATCAATAATTAAAGTAGAGGTTGGAATATGTAAAGGGAAAAAATTGTATGATAAAAGAGAAATATTAAAACAAAAAAGCATAAAAAAAGACCTTAGCAGAGAAATAAAATATAAATAA
- a CDS encoding YebC/PmpR family DNA-binding transcriptional regulator yields the protein MSGHSKWSTIKRKKGALDAKRNKIFTKLIREITIAAKIGGGDIESNPRLRVAVSKAKVANMPKDNIEKAIKKGIGGNEGVEYFEITYEAYAPYGVALMIKCLTDNKNRTSSDVKSVLAKGGGSLGTPGSVSYMFYRKGLVVYNLEKYLEDEIMEFALEFGAEDILVSNNEAEVITNPDDFDKVLSLLRTKFKEEMAEIALIPENKISLNKEQAEKIILLIEKLEDFDDVQEVIHNLEIPEELS from the coding sequence ATGTCTGGTCACAGCAAATGGTCAACAATAAAGAGAAAAAAAGGCGCTCTTGATGCAAAGCGTAATAAAATTTTTACAAAGCTAATAAGAGAAATAACTATTGCAGCTAAAATAGGGGGAGGGGATATTGAGTCTAATCCGAGACTAAGAGTTGCTGTTAGTAAGGCCAAGGTTGCCAATATGCCAAAGGATAATATTGAAAAGGCAATAAAAAAGGGTATTGGTGGCAATGAAGGGGTTGAATATTTTGAAATCACCTATGAGGCTTATGCTCCTTATGGAGTGGCTCTAATGATTAAATGCTTGACAGACAATAAAAACAGAACCTCTAGTGATGTAAAAAGCGTTCTTGCAAAAGGTGGAGGATCTCTTGGCACTCCAGGTTCAGTATCATATATGTTTTATAGAAAGGGACTTGTTGTTTACAATTTAGAAAAATATCTTGAGGATGAAATAATGGAATTTGCATTAGAATTTGGTGCTGAGGATATTTTAGTTTCAAACAATGAAGCAGAAGTTATAACAAATCCCGATGATTTTGATAAAGTCTTATCTTTGTTAAGAACCAAATTTAAAGAAGAGATGGCAGAAATAGCTTTAATTCCTGAAAATAAAATTTCTCTAAACAAAGAGCAAGCAGAAAAAATAATTCTTCTTATTGAAAAGCTTGAAGATTTTGATGATGTTCAGGAAGTAATTCATAATTTGGAGATCCCAGAAGAATTAAGCTAG
- a CDS encoding SUMF1/EgtB/PvdO family nonheme iron enzyme, producing MKETEENSNIELLEVKLKPILGIAPKIYVFFITIILLLSLVSILIIIPKFKNPGAYLKINSNIANTYIYLNEKYIGRTPLKKYINTTEGIIKAKRMGFKTYEQNIKINNKFFGSYNLQINLELVDPEKIIKQRQKELSIMVKIKNINENTKLIPVFSLISSELKEHPKYIKQFLKNSIPYLNSIEMFKDFLNSYKVVYSIDKSNNNQEEIWNSLKTNFDLENRAIFWFLENLDKDLKMLTKNESWVKTLTKTLDNENIQLISKNEKINIKLPGFKKINSNKIEKIQNYELDSKNIALKSTYGIKEFLIQEQNVTKYEYQDFLKENPKWALNNKENLIKEQLVDENYLKNFNQIGLNEAITGISYFSAIEYANWYSKKLPNGFKARLPISQEWELYQKEPNKKPLNINEISKKVGFWNLMQNSSFNDIAIFKNEKNFYNENSNFYSLITEIRTYSHQNNNLLNPSTKASFLKNWSSPNIGFRLIVSKE from the coding sequence ATGAAAGAAACCGAAGAGAATTCAAATATTGAGCTTCTTGAAGTTAAATTAAAGCCAATTCTAGGAATAGCACCCAAAATTTACGTATTTTTTATAACAATAATATTGCTTTTAAGTTTGGTATCAATCTTAATCATCATACCTAAATTTAAAAATCCAGGAGCATATTTAAAAATAAATTCTAATATTGCAAATACTTACATCTACTTAAACGAAAAATATATAGGCAGAACTCCACTTAAAAAGTATATAAATACCACAGAAGGAATTATTAAAGCAAAAAGGATGGGATTTAAAACCTATGAGCAAAACATAAAAATTAACAACAAATTCTTTGGAAGCTATAATTTACAAATAAATTTAGAACTGGTTGATCCTGAAAAGATCATCAAACAAAGACAAAAAGAGCTTTCTATAATGGTGAAAATAAAAAATATTAACGAAAATACAAAATTAATTCCTGTATTTTCATTAATATCTAGTGAACTTAAAGAACATCCTAAGTACATTAAACAATTTCTAAAAAATTCCATACCTTACTTAAATTCAATCGAAATGTTTAAGGATTTTCTAAATTCATACAAAGTAGTATATTCCATAGACAAAAGCAATAACAATCAAGAAGAAATCTGGAACTCTCTAAAAACAAATTTTGACTTAGAAAATAGAGCTATTTTTTGGTTTTTAGAAAATTTAGATAAAGATCTGAAAATGCTAACAAAAAATGAGTCTTGGGTTAAAACATTAACCAAAACTCTAGACAATGAAAATATTCAATTAATTTCTAAAAATGAAAAAATTAATATAAAGTTACCTGGATTTAAAAAAATAAATTCAAATAAAATCGAAAAAATTCAAAATTATGAATTAGATTCAAAAAATATTGCACTAAAATCTACCTATGGTATAAAAGAATTTCTTATTCAAGAACAAAATGTTACAAAATATGAGTATCAAGATTTTTTAAAAGAAAATCCAAAATGGGCATTAAATAACAAAGAAAATTTAATAAAAGAACAACTTGTAGATGAAAATTATCTTAAAAATTTTAATCAAATAGGCTTAAATGAAGCTATCACGGGAATATCTTATTTTTCAGCAATAGAATATGCCAATTGGTACTCTAAAAAACTTCCCAATGGATTCAAGGCAAGACTTCCCATATCACAAGAATGGGAATTGTACCAAAAAGAACCGAACAAAAAACCATTAAATATTAATGAAATATCAAAAAAAGTTGGATTTTGGAATTTAATGCAAAATTCGTCTTTTAACGATATTGCAATATTTAAAAATGAAAAAAATTTTTATAACGAAAATTCAAATTTTTATTCATTAATAACAGAAATTAGAACATACTCTCATCAAAATAATAATTTACTCAATCCATCAACTAAAGCTTCTTTCTTGAAAAATTGGAGTTCTCCAAACATTGGTTTTAGATTGATTGTATCAAAGGAATAG